A region of Nocardioides alkalitolerans DNA encodes the following proteins:
- a CDS encoding MFS transporter, producing MTALPEPAAGVTAFPGGPDEAARIQRRTVVVLVLAQAVGAVGITIGIATASLLARDLSGSDAQAGLAQTAQVVGAAAAAYVLAGLMASRGRRLGLLAGMLTGAAGAALAVVAGVVGSMALLLVGSALLGAMTAANSGSRYAAVDLAAPLRRGRALSLVVWATTIGAVAGPNLTGLSGWVAGRIGVPELTGPFVVGAVAMLLAALVVGVGLRPDPLLTARRLAVADAGTVLPPSARRRGIDWSVVGEVLATRPAVTAAVVALSCAHAVMVAVMVMTPLHMEHGGAELDVIGLVISIHVLGMFAFSPVVGLVADRWGRGRALGIGAAVLLVSLGLAGTSPEGHSWHIATGLFLLGLGWSFATVAASTAIADGTPLEARTDVQGASDMVMGLTAAVGGALAGVVVGAWGFGWLAAGAAVLVLVLFGAAAVTVRAGTVPTDAEHAAG from the coding sequence GTGACCGCCCTCCCCGAGCCCGCCGCGGGGGTCACGGCCTTCCCGGGCGGACCGGACGAGGCCGCCCGCATCCAGCGACGTACCGTCGTGGTCCTCGTGCTGGCCCAGGCCGTCGGCGCCGTGGGCATCACCATCGGCATCGCGACGGCGAGCCTCCTGGCCCGCGACCTGTCCGGCTCGGACGCGCAGGCCGGTCTCGCCCAGACCGCCCAGGTCGTCGGGGCCGCCGCCGCGGCGTACGTGCTCGCGGGGCTCATGGCGTCCCGGGGACGCCGGCTCGGGCTGCTCGCCGGCATGCTGACGGGCGCCGCGGGGGCCGCGCTCGCCGTGGTCGCGGGCGTGGTCGGGTCCATGGCCCTGCTGCTCGTGGGCTCGGCGCTGCTGGGCGCGATGACGGCGGCGAACAGCGGGTCGCGGTACGCCGCGGTCGACCTGGCCGCGCCGCTGCGCCGCGGTCGCGCCCTGTCGCTCGTGGTGTGGGCGACGACGATCGGTGCGGTCGCCGGCCCCAACCTGACGGGGCTGTCGGGCTGGGTCGCCGGCCGGATCGGCGTTCCCGAGCTCACCGGCCCGTTCGTGGTCGGCGCTGTCGCGATGCTGCTGGCGGCGCTCGTCGTCGGGGTGGGGCTCCGTCCCGACCCGCTGCTGACGGCGCGGCGGCTGGCGGTCGCCGATGCCGGGACCGTCCTCCCGCCGTCGGCCCGCCGCCGGGGCATCGACTGGTCGGTGGTGGGCGAGGTCCTCGCGACCCGACCCGCCGTGACGGCCGCGGTCGTGGCGCTCTCGTGCGCGCACGCGGTGATGGTCGCCGTGATGGTCATGACGCCGCTGCACATGGAGCACGGTGGGGCGGAGCTCGACGTGATCGGCCTGGTCATCAGCATCCACGTGCTCGGCATGTTCGCCTTCTCACCGGTCGTGGGACTCGTGGCCGACCGCTGGGGCCGCGGTCGCGCGCTGGGGATCGGCGCCGCCGTGCTGCTCGTCTCCCTGGGGCTCGCGGGCACGTCGCCGGAGGGGCACTCCTGGCACATCGCGACCGGCCTGTTCCTCCTGGGCCTGGGCTGGTCGTTCGCGACGGTGGCGGCGTCGACCGCGATCGCGGACGGCACCCCGCTCGAGGCGCGCACCGATGTGCAGGGCGCCTCCGACATGGTGATGGGCCTCACCGCCGCCGTCGGGGGTGCGCTCGCCGGCGTCGTGGTGGGGGCGTGGGGCTTCGGCTGGCTGGCCGCGGGGGCCGCGGTGCTCGTGCTGGTGCTGTTCGGCGCGGCCGCGGTGACGGTACGCGCGGGAACGGTGCCCACGGACGCGGAGCACGCCGCCGGCTGA
- the recA gene encoding recombinase RecA, producing the protein MAGADRGKALDTALASIEKQFGKGSIMRLGDDTRAPLEVIPTGSIALDVALGLGGLPRGRVVEIYGPESSGKTTVALHAVASAQRAGGIVAFIDAEHALDPEYAKNLGVDTDALLVSQPDSGEQALEIADMLVRSGALSLIVIDSVAALVPKAEIEGEMGDSHVGLQARLMSQALRKMTGALNGANTTAIFINQLREKIGVMFGSPETTTGGRALKFYSSVRLDVRRIETLKDGTDMVGNRTRVKVVKNKVAPPFKQAEFDIMYGKGISREGGLIDVGVEAGLVRKAGAWYTYDGDQLGQGKENARNFLRDNPDLADELEKKILEKLGVGPQVDQPAEPVGVDDF; encoded by the coding sequence ATGGCTGGTGCAGACCGCGGCAAGGCGCTCGACACGGCGCTCGCGAGCATCGAGAAGCAGTTCGGCAAGGGCTCCATCATGCGGCTGGGTGACGACACCCGGGCGCCGCTCGAGGTCATCCCCACCGGGTCCATCGCGCTCGACGTCGCGCTCGGCCTCGGTGGTCTCCCGCGTGGTCGCGTCGTGGAGATCTACGGTCCGGAGTCCTCCGGAAAGACGACGGTCGCGCTCCACGCGGTGGCGAGCGCCCAGCGCGCGGGCGGGATCGTGGCGTTCATCGACGCCGAGCACGCGCTCGACCCGGAGTACGCGAAGAACCTCGGCGTCGACACCGACGCCCTGCTCGTCTCGCAGCCCGACTCGGGCGAGCAGGCGCTCGAGATCGCCGACATGCTGGTGCGCTCCGGTGCCCTGTCCCTCATCGTCATCGACTCCGTCGCGGCGCTCGTGCCCAAGGCCGAGATCGAGGGCGAGATGGGTGACAGCCACGTCGGTCTCCAGGCCCGCCTCATGAGCCAGGCGCTCCGCAAGATGACCGGTGCCCTCAACGGCGCCAACACGACCGCGATCTTCATCAACCAGCTGCGCGAGAAGATCGGCGTCATGTTCGGCTCACCGGAGACCACGACGGGTGGTCGCGCGCTGAAGTTCTACTCCTCGGTCCGCCTCGACGTCCGTCGCATCGAGACGCTGAAGGACGGCACCGACATGGTCGGCAACCGCACCCGCGTCAAGGTCGTGAAGAACAAGGTGGCCCCGCCGTTCAAGCAGGCCGAGTTCGACATCATGTACGGCAAGGGCATCAGCCGCGAGGGCGGCCTGATCGACGTCGGCGTGGAGGCCGGCCTCGTCCGCAAGGCGGGTGCTTGGTACACCTACGACGGCGACCAGCTCGGCCAGGGCAAGGAGAACGCGCGCAACTTCCTGCGCGACAACCCCGACCTGGCCGACGAGCTCGAGAAGAAGATCCTCGAGAAGCTCGGTGTCGGCCCGCAGGTCGACCAGCCGGCCGAGCCGGTCGGCGTCGAC